The DNA region TGGTGTGGTGTTCCACTCTTTTTACCAGTAAGATGTGTTAGGGGAATCCTTCATGTATCAGTTGTTAAGTGTTTTAAGACCCTTTTTCAATTTTGTCGAGGTTTTTCATGTAACAATTGAGTTttttgaatagttttttttctttctcttccctgCAAATCATCATTGAAATTGTGAAGTTTTCTATTTTGATATTAAATTAGCAGACTTTGAGAAAGTCTGACCTGAAGCAATTATAATCCCATTTACCAAACTGCTTCAGGTGCATTATCACCtcctggactggaggagggccaaccctgatttgcatgtagcgtGAATGAAAGTTTCTTAAATCTCATACGGTTTTTATCTGGATATGAGATACTCAAAATGACAAGTGTAAGTGGACCCTTTATCCATTTGAACCAAGTGAGCGAATGTCTTAACAGCcagcaacatgtttttattatttatcattttttaaaataaaagttgtcaTTCTAAAAGACAaggaaaatgtttccattttaattatttaatgtactatattaaattgtaatttattttttataacagTGGTGGATATGTTTTTGTGACCAACTGACCTTGTTTTCAAAGTGAAAAGAAATCTTTACTTGTTGATCTGTGTcaagtacaaataaaaaaacacaaaataatcaatTGCGTAAGTATTCACCCCCTTGAAGTTGATATTTAGTAGAGGCACCTTAAGTGGTAATTGCAGCCTTGGTTGAATATGGAAATGTCTGTATTTGCTTTTGCACAACTCGATGTTCAAACTGTCAAATTGTTCACAGGCCATGAGTGAACAGCAGTTTTGAGGTCTAAACTCTTCCAGTTTTTTTGCTAAGCCACCATCAGGATTTCGGCCCAGAAGTTTACCTTTTGCTTGTTTGACTGCTATGATTTATTCTGACTGCGTCATCTTATGTAATGCAGGGGGATGGTGATCAAGAGAGGTTGAAGAGGCAGCAAGAGCTCACTGCTCTCAACCTTTATCAGTTACAGCAGCTCCAATATCAATACCTCCTCAGGTATGCCAGACTCAGATctaacacttttatttatttgcagcaTGATTGTTCATGTGTCATGTGATAAAAATATccaaatatacacatttataaactgccttctttaaaacagaaaagggtTACAGAGTTGATCTACCTCACAATGAAAATTACTCTCCACCACacctaataataaaatatacatccaacattaaatcacattaatgcatataggaaataataaataataacatctAACATGCAGAGTACAAATTCATCCACTGATATTCATTCAAATGTTAagtttttctctcatttctccTAACCATTTGTCTTTCACCTTTCAGGCAGCAGTATGCTCAGGCCCTGGCCCAGCAGAAAGCTGCAGCTCTTAGCTCAGCTCCtcttcaacagcagcagcaacaccaaCAGCAGATCAACCTGCTTCTACAGCAATACCAGGCTCTCAAGATAAGgttgctaacacacacacactattgcacaattatgtctgTATTGCCATACCTTTAAATACATCAGTACCTGTTCAGTGTTTAGCAATCTTACCTTGCATTGACATCAAGGGAGCATCATGGCATTTATTAATGTgtattctttaatttttttatgtttttgtagaGCGTCTGAGAGCCTCCTACCTCCTGTTACCCGGTCCCTGTCTGTACCAGACTCTGGTTCTGTGTGGGAAATGCAGAACCCGTCCTCTCAGGCTTCCTGCACACCCAACCTTCAACAAGCTACTCCAAGCAGTGAGTTTCTCCCGTAAAGATTCTtcagtgttggtttcttttTGAATCACGTTCTCATGTTATAGCAGGTGTAAAGCATGATATTCTATCACTCTCAACAGCGTGGGATGGCAGCAGTGTGTGGGATTTACCTATAGACTCCATGGCACAGGCTCCAACCATTGAGCAGATGCAACAGTTAGAGAAGTCAAAGTCTGCAAAGGTAAAAGTAGTTCTGTCCACttccctgtttttttgttttttttttttgtttttttgttttgttttttgtcagtgtaAAATGGTTCTGAAAAAGTCTGTTTGTCTGATATCTCTAAATAAAATTTCTCATCCAATAGTTGGAGCTGGAGAGGCGTGAGGCAGAAATGAGAGCcaaaagggaggaagaggagaggaagcggCTGGAGGAGGCCCTGAGAGCTCGACAGGAGGAGGAACGTAAACGCttggaagaagaagagctgtCACGGCAAAAACAGGTCACGCATTTGAACAATATCCATCTGAAGCACTTAAAGCCTTTTGAGCGCTACTCTTTCATTGTGAGTAATTTTTCTCGATTGGCATTGAGACTGACTCAGTGTTGTAAAATTTTAGGAGGAGGCATTAAGACGGCAGCGAGAGCAAGAAGAGGCACAGCGTAggcaaaaagaggaagaggagagactGGCACAGGAGGAAGCTCTCCGTAGATTAGAGGAGAGgcggagggaagaggaggagagaaagaaacgGGAGGATTTCCTTCGCAAACAGGTAAGCTAATGAAAACAAGTCATATGCTTTACCTCCTTTCTGGACTTGTGAAATGTCTCCCTAAATTGCAATGTTTTCTACCTTACCAGGAAGAGGAGCGCAGAAAGCAGGAGGAACTTGAAGCATTGAGGAGGCGTGAGGAGGAGAGGCGAGTGGAGGAAgaggcagcagctgctgcagcagctgctctgGTCcaacaacaggaggaggagcagaagaggagagagcaggaggccCAAAGACagcaggagctgcagagacagaggcagcAGCAACAAGAGGCCCTCAGGAGACTTCAAcaactacagcagcagcagcagcagcttgcaCAAATGAAGGTAAGGGCACAGAGGATTAGTCAGCAAAAATAGAcagtgcaaaatgtatttaaagttgACAAAACACCTTGTCCTGCTCCTCAGCTTCCATCCTCTTCAAAGTGGGGCCAGCAGTCGACCAACGCTATAAACCAGACTCAGAATGCCCTGTCACTAGCCGAGATCCAGAAActggaagaggagagagaacgaCAGGCGCGGGAGGAGGTAAGGGCAGCAAGTAGAGGTCCTTCTTTTTTCAAGTCAGCCTGGTTGTGTTCTGTGTCTATATCACCAGCAATGTTTCAGTTCCTCTCTAGAGTTAAATGTAATGCTTTTTGACAAATTCTTGTCATTTAGCAAGAATGCACACTAATTCATGTCCTGTTCTTCCCTCCTCACTCCTCACAGCATCGACGTCAGCAACAAGAGCTCctgaagctacagcagcagcaggccttGCAACTGGCTCAGCAGCCCCAGGCTAAGCTGTCTGGTTGGGGTAGTGTGCCCAAACAGCCAGTTATTACCAAATCTTTGCTGGAGATTCAAAGGGAAGAAGCCCAGCAGATGAAACAGCGGAAggagcatcagcagcagcagccacaacAACACCCCATTGTCACCCAACAGATCCGCACTCAAACCAGAACTGTACGTGACCTATGTGATACTGCGTCTTATTCGCTAAAAGAGGATAAAAGTTATGTAGAGCCACCAAGTTGGGTGTGGATTTTTAGTGGATTCAGCActtaaagcaacatttttacattagaaATTCAATGTTAATATCCAAAATTTTgtttaatgcagttttcatttcaatGCTCAATTACTCTAGGCAGTTTCTAAATCTCAGGAATGGCTGCTTGAAGATATGACTGGCTCTAAACAGTCTCACTTCACAAATCTTTTAGAAATTGAAATGATCATGTAAAATGTCGATAAGGCCATGTTGTTTTTCACCCTTTAATTCTACGTCGAGTGATCTTTTGCAAGAGAAGGCAGCAAGGCTGAAATTATTAGTAGATCAATCAGTAAGTCAgctggcagaaaattaatcggcaactattgTCATCACTGATTAATTCTTTCAGCAATTTTCTAagcacaaatgcaaaacattccTTAGTTCCAACTTTTCAGTTGTGAGTATcttatgtttttctgtgtattatATGATAGAAACCTGAATATCTTGGGGGTTTGAAATGTcactaaacaaaaatacaaaacaagcaaattgtAAACATCACTTTAGGAAATTGCGATGGGTGTTTTtccaccattttctgacattttataccaAGCAActgattaatcaagtaataggaagattaatcagtaatgacaTTAATTGTGACTTGCAGACTTAAAAACAAGTGTTGTGTCAGTAACAGTATCTCACTCTCGTCACAGACATCTCTGAGTAACTCAGTGTGGGGGTCTGTGAATACCAGCACCTGCACTAATTGGGGCTCAGACAGTATCTGGGGTGACACCCACAACTCTAACATGGGCTTCTGGGATGAGGCTGTGAAAGAGGCTGTGCAGCAACCTCCCCAACCCAAGAAAGCCAGCACGCAGAAGAACAACAAAGGCAACGCCAACCTCAGGTATTAATTAAGAATGCCACGTCTTAGTCACAACCTCTGATGACAAGCATGACTTACCATATGAAGGATATGAGTAATACACAGATCTTAATGACTTCTTTTCGTCTTCCTCCTGTATTTGTATGTACGTGTAAAGTAACTCTGTGAGTGGGCGGGTCAATAAGAAggtagaagaggaggagaagctgCTAAAGTTGTTTCAAGGGGTCAGTAAGAGCCAGCAGGACACCTTCATGCTATGGTGTGAGCAAACCCTTCACACCCTCAACACAGCCAACAATCTGGATGGTAAGActataaaaatatgttttgcaaaGGAAATCCACCCACAACTATTGATGGACCATTTCTGGAAACCAAACTCACAAAtattctccatctgtctccatgCCAGTTCCAACATTTGCATCCTTCCTGAAAGAAGTGGACTCTCCATACGAGGTGCACGACTATGTCAGGGCCTATCTGGGGGACACTCCCGAAGCCAAGGACTTTGCCAAGCAGTTCCTGGAACGACGTGCCAAAGAGAACGCTAACCAACAGAAACAGGCACCGCAGAACCAACAGCAAGCcctcaagcagcagcagcagcagcagcaggtgagcgAGACTGAAGTGGTACCAGTGAGTTAAAGGCACCGTATATGGGTACTAAATGTTTTGGTTCCATTTAGCCTCGCAAAGCCATGTGAGTCTTGTAATGTGATCAAAAAGAGAAACATCTGTCCCTTTCACTCCCCAAACATGGTTTTTCTCTCTGGGGCATTTCTGCCTGGCATGTTCAGACCAATCAGTTCAAGTCATCTGACATAGCCAATGCCGTCATACTTCATGACCACTACTGTTTACATTTCTGGTGTAAATCTCTCTTGCGTCACCCCTTTGGATCAGCCCCAAAAGATGTTGTAGCACTTCTTATTCCTTGTTTCCCAATGGGGATGAAGACCAAATCTGATCCTTTTTCAAAACTGGTCAGGCTTGTTAAAGCTACGTATGCTAACAttacttttttctccttttttttctcaaaatgtaaatCAGATGTCTGTTAGGGTTGGGTGTTATGATGATATATTGTATATCatgagatgataaaaaaaattctgcacCGCTCTGTGGTCTGTCTCCCTTTAGTTTTTCTGGGCGTGTTAGGCCTTTGTAGGCAATGTTGGAATATAACTGGGCAGGACGGTTGTATGGCAACATTcaattttataaattatttttgcattGATGTGAATATGAATCCAAATTGCCCACACCTGGTGTGCACTGTAACTTCTGAAGGTAGCATTGTCTTTATCTTCAATATTTTGACTGTCTTGAGGCGACTACTTTCAACCATCAACACTTTCTTTTTGCTTGTCACAAGTGGGAACTTTGATTCATTGAACTTAAAGAATCGctacactgaaaacattttcatcctGCTGGAAaagtgttttgggttttttttgtttttttggctaaACACCATTTATTGGCAAAATAACTCTGCAGTAATGGTTCCTATAAATTTGTCCAAAGATACAATATCTGGTGTAAAGTACTTAAAACGCAccacaaaacatgttttgagaAACATATTGAATATTGCAGTTTAGCTCAATCTGGTCCAATGTTTTGTCATCAGGTTACATGAAAGTCATGTTTGCATTTAATTGTACCAGAAAATCACTCATCATAATTTTGAATAATCGTAGCCCTAGCTCATTCTTTGTGCAGTTTTGAAAAAGCAAACTGGTTGATTGTCATGGTGATTTTAATTGgtactgaaataaaaaatttacTGGACCACATTAAGTCAAGTGGTAACATTTTGACTTTGCTGGCATCATAGACCAGAACTTAACAGAATAGCTTTTTCTCCAATCAGTCTTTTAAATCCACATTTCTGTCTTGCCCAGGATTCTGTATGGGGTGGAACAGGATCTTCGTCACTCTACCAGTCCAACCATACGAgtggccagcagcagcagcgcttTGAGACCGTCACCtcagggaagaagaaaaagaagcagaagaTGGTCCGTGCAGACCCCAGCCTTCTAGGTGAGAGCAAACACCTGAGCATCTGAAAAATCTGCAACGATGCGTCGCTGCTTTTTATATCTCATCTGCTAATTGGATGtttcttttgttaatttttcagGTTTTTCTGTGAATGCGTCATCTGAGAGACTGAATATGGGAGAGATTGAGACTTTGGAGGACTTTTAAGGGACTGCAGCCAAGCAAACCCCACTGACTGTATCCTATTTGAACAGCAGCTGTTTTACCTGAACCCCTGCCGCGTCCCCCGACTGCTTCCACAACTTTCaccttttattttcagtttcccATTTATCAGACATACTCTGGTAATCCCTCATAAATTCCCAATTGTGATCTCTG from Siniperca chuatsi isolate FFG_IHB_CAS linkage group LG13, ASM2008510v1, whole genome shotgun sequence includes:
- the gigyf2 gene encoding GRB10-interacting GYF protein 2 isoform X1; its protein translation is MAETQTLNFGPEWLRALSGGGGSSGGGGSSCAVASPPLSPALPKYKLADYRYGREEMLALYVKDNKIPIDLHDKEFLPILQEEPLPPLALVSFTEEEQRNFSMSVNSAAVLRLTGRGGGPILPAPRGRSTSRGRGRGRGDGGFYQRSFDDVEGFGRGGREMHRSQSWEERGDRRFEKPGRKDPDVAAGHFPMNHIRGNYEDAGTGLPRKHDFTRSESENWRTSRDDQNGEDDEGGWRLAGTRRDSDRWCPPSPDGPRSAGWPDQRRRFPFDAREDERGYRRPRSGSGSLEDERDSLPEWCLEDADEEAGTFDSSGAFLSLKKASKEPILEEAELDFKPLEECEEGLEEEDSHLKETKETETEAKREAERKELARVAEEAPPVASPVAPPLSEPQAPAQPPSQPSRTEESERPAERQLPLELPPEPCKVPLHIPMSNSMLESLPMTHISTTLAEVSATSPTVQLPQQKPIEVPVVMNNPLPFPSSILAPIGRPTTVPHDTDEDEGLKHFEQEAEKMVAYLQDGVLDDDRLAAKTSEKPKPAGLPLTHEAALKWFYKDPQGEIQGPFSNHEMAEWFQAGYFTMSLLVKRGCDEVFQALGEIMKIWGRVPFTPGPAPPPLQGDGDQERLKRQQELTALNLYQLQQLQYQYLLRQQYAQALAQQKAAALSSAPLQQQQQHQQQINLLLQQYQALKIRASESLLPPVTRSLSVPDSGSVWEMQNPSSQASCTPNLQQATPSTWDGSSVWDLPIDSMAQAPTIEQMQQLEKSKSAKLELERREAEMRAKREEEERKRLEEALRARQEEERKRLEEEELSRQKQEEALRRQREQEEAQRRQKEEEERLAQEEALRRLEERRREEEERKKREDFLRKQEEERRKQEELEALRRREEERRVEEEAAAAAAAALVQQQEEEQKRREQEAQRQQELQRQRQQQQEALRRLQQLQQQQQQLAQMKLPSSSKWGQQSTNAINQTQNALSLAEIQKLEEERERQAREEHRRQQQELLKLQQQQALQLAQQPQAKLSGWGSVPKQPVITKSLLEIQREEAQQMKQRKEHQQQQPQQHPIVTQQIRTQTRTTSLSNSVWGSVNTSTCTNWGSDSIWGDTHNSNMGFWDEAVKEAVQQPPQPKKASTQKNNKGNANLSNSVSGRVNKKVEEEEKLLKLFQGVSKSQQDTFMLWCEQTLHTLNTANNLDVPTFASFLKEVDSPYEVHDYVRAYLGDTPEAKDFAKQFLERRAKENANQQKQAPQNQQQALKQQQQQQQDSVWGGTGSSSLYQSNHTSGQQQQRFETVTSGKKKKKQKMVRADPSLLGFSVNASSERLNMGEIETLEDF
- the gigyf2 gene encoding GRB10-interacting GYF protein 2 isoform X2, which codes for MAETQTLNFGPEWLRALSGGGGSSGGGGSSCAVASPPLSPALPKYKLADYRYGREEMLALYVKDNKIPIDLHDKEFLPILQEEPLPPLALVSFTEEEQRNFSMSVNSAAVLRLTGRGGGPILPAPRGRSTSRGRGRGRGDGGFYQRSFDDVEGFGRGGREMHRSQSWEERGDRRFEKPGRKDPDVAAGHFPMNHIRGNYEDAGTGLPRKHDFTRSESENWRTSRDDQNDGPRSAGWPDQRRRFPFDAREDERGYRRPRSGSGSLEDERDSLPEWCLEDADEEAGTFDSSGAFLSLKKASKEPILEEAELDFKPLEECEEGLEEEDSHLKETKETETEAKREAERKELARVAEEAPPVASPVAPPLSEPQAPAQPPSQPSRTEESERPAERQLPLELPPEPCKVPLHIPMSNSMLESLPMTHISTTLAEVSATSPTVQLPQQKPIEVPVVMNNPLPFPSSILAPIGRPTTVPHDTDEDEGLKHFEQEAEKMVAYLQDGVLDDDRLAAKTSEKPKPAGLPLTHEAALKWFYKDPQGEIQGPFSNHEMAEWFQAGYFTMSLLVKRGCDEVFQALGEIMKIWGRVPFTPGPAPPPLQGDGDQERLKRQQELTALNLYQLQQLQYQYLLRQQYAQALAQQKAAALSSAPLQQQQQHQQQINLLLQQYQALKIRASESLLPPVTRSLSVPDSGSVWEMQNPSSQASCTPNLQQATPSTWDGSSVWDLPIDSMAQAPTIEQMQQLEKSKSAKLELERREAEMRAKREEEERKRLEEALRARQEEERKRLEEEELSRQKQEEALRRQREQEEAQRRQKEEEERLAQEEALRRLEERRREEEERKKREDFLRKQEEERRKQEELEALRRREEERRVEEEAAAAAAAALVQQQEEEQKRREQEAQRQQELQRQRQQQQEALRRLQQLQQQQQQLAQMKLPSSSKWGQQSTNAINQTQNALSLAEIQKLEEERERQAREEHRRQQQELLKLQQQQALQLAQQPQAKLSGWGSVPKQPVITKSLLEIQREEAQQMKQRKEHQQQQPQQHPIVTQQIRTQTRTTSLSNSVWGSVNTSTCTNWGSDSIWGDTHNSNMGFWDEAVKEAVQQPPQPKKASTQKNNKGNANLSNSVSGRVNKKVEEEEKLLKLFQGVSKSQQDTFMLWCEQTLHTLNTANNLDVPTFASFLKEVDSPYEVHDYVRAYLGDTPEAKDFAKQFLERRAKENANQQKQAPQNQQQALKQQQQQQQDSVWGGTGSSSLYQSNHTSGQQQQRFETVTSGKKKKKQKMVRADPSLLGFSVNASSERLNMGEIETLEDF